The proteins below come from a single Roseiflexus sp. RS-1 genomic window:
- a CDS encoding alpha/beta hydrolase family protein, which translates to MLLVLLLTSCAPSVTDRAAQPTPLLTDALPTPRLEGIAAERREVRFVSGDVELAGELDLPMGSGPHPLVFIIHHSGPVPRDAYGYLAEILLRAGYAVFRFDKRGTGASGGVYGCCERDDALAAYRAAVAQAGIDRCRVFIVAQSIGTQHLAAQYQAYLQVQRPRGVALLSNLLRADDIVRIAAPIIIIVADSEPDLNAIGPEAAAAHNARYAAGSTLYIADGAEHTLFDIRDGPIDWTDPAWVDRYHRGAMQALVQQLDAWSAVHVSGSCSSLRSRNVIANPNR; encoded by the coding sequence CGGATCGCGCAGCCCAACCAACGCCGCTCCTTACCGATGCGCTGCCGACGCCGCGATTGGAAGGCATCGCCGCCGAGCGGCGGGAGGTGCGCTTCGTCAGCGGCGACGTGGAACTGGCTGGCGAACTCGATCTGCCGATGGGTTCCGGTCCGCACCCACTGGTGTTCATCATTCACCACTCCGGTCCTGTTCCCCGCGACGCATACGGGTATCTGGCAGAGATTCTGCTGCGCGCTGGATATGCCGTCTTCCGTTTCGACAAACGCGGCACTGGCGCGAGCGGCGGGGTGTACGGGTGTTGCGAGCGTGACGATGCACTGGCCGCCTATCGCGCAGCCGTAGCGCAGGCCGGGATTGACCGCTGTCGCGTCTTCATTGTGGCGCAGAGCATAGGGACGCAACACCTTGCTGCGCAGTATCAGGCATACCTTCAGGTACAGCGTCCACGCGGCGTGGCGCTCCTCTCGAATCTGCTGCGTGCCGACGATATTGTGCGCATCGCGGCGCCGATCATCATCATTGTGGCTGATAGCGAACCAGATCTGAACGCCATCGGTCCGGAAGCGGCAGCAGCGCACAATGCGCGCTACGCAGCGGGTTCGACATTGTACATCGCCGACGGCGCTGAACATACCCTCTTCGACATCCGTGATGGTCCGATTGATTGGACTGATCCTGCATGGGTCGACCGCTATCACCGTGGAGCAATGCAAGCGCTTGTGCAGCAACTCGATGCGTGGAGCGCTGTGCACGTGTCGGGATCATGCTCATCCCTGCGATCAAGGAATGTGATAGCGAACCCCAACCGATAG
- a CDS encoding outer membrane protein assembly factor BamB family protein has product MAILTVIGILLPLAGTTQVTPARGEHLVQPSSAPRVQTTWQTARAVSVTATSVPAPANAASLYLPLVVSDQPVSGPPEEWSQHAHDAQRTGYTPQTVPYPWRWRWSWNGPNTSGGIAKVTTGGSLPRNVQPVTGGGRVYIAAGVDGVFALSEATGRQLWQRSGIGAIRSTVAYDRDTSAVFAVSANGRLYKLRAQDGAILADFNAGQTSDLPLPPAVLSDRVIFSMGNAVFAVHKQTMHQLWRYNAGATVATPPSYSPSRNVVIVATEPDLFVHAINNASGARQWRVRPVHASRTFGDPTEFRYGWPVIADGAGYVLVKVRLDWETTWRDWPQTNSEMRQFLIQNPGYQALFVLDLDDGSRPFIANVGHGGYGDGGYMPMGPQPVVKRLANGREVVYTIIRARHAYDSRWDSHFGEMMLDSETVSGLQGGDVRFIAYDYPPGSADPYLLTDEQPNVSMAGDYLFGAHWEAGFAMRILDRSAARGSFSNKITTQRLATIATSQDNADACPFNASHYCASGLENTRFYDAGFYIYYRQGKVYDKYWREYASWTVSNENVYFVSTDGAVVALTSGNPQASEVSSLPLVEAPPPPPDPQPVATIPYTEARAWEGRMVTVTGTLRYIFNNGKYVLLGFSNPHQGSFKALIRKADWERFGGRPEARYQVGQEVRVRGVIAWYQGDPAIFVTTPEQIEVLEQVLAQEAQ; this is encoded by the coding sequence GTGGCAATCTTAACAGTCATAGGCATCCTCCTGCCGCTCGCAGGTACGACGCAGGTAACACCGGCCAGAGGTGAGCATCTGGTGCAACCTTCGAGCGCACCCAGGGTGCAGACAACCTGGCAGACGGCACGCGCCGTATCTGTGACTGCCACCTCTGTACCGGCGCCGGCAAATGCAGCCTCGCTGTATCTGCCGCTTGTGGTCAGTGATCAGCCAGTCAGTGGGCCGCCGGAGGAGTGGAGCCAGCACGCGCACGATGCGCAGCGCACTGGCTACACCCCGCAGACCGTCCCGTACCCCTGGCGCTGGCGCTGGTCCTGGAACGGTCCTAACACCAGCGGCGGCATCGCCAAGGTCACCACCGGCGGCTCGCTGCCGCGCAACGTTCAGCCGGTCACCGGAGGAGGCCGCGTGTACATCGCCGCTGGCGTGGACGGCGTCTTCGCTCTGAGCGAAGCCACCGGTCGGCAACTCTGGCAACGCAGCGGCATCGGCGCCATCCGCTCGACCGTCGCCTACGACCGCGACACCAGCGCCGTGTTCGCCGTCTCCGCCAATGGGCGGCTCTACAAATTGCGCGCCCAGGACGGCGCCATCCTCGCCGACTTCAACGCCGGACAGACCAGCGACCTGCCGCTGCCGCCCGCTGTCCTTAGCGACCGTGTGATTTTCTCGATGGGGAACGCCGTCTTCGCTGTGCACAAGCAAACTATGCACCAACTCTGGCGGTACAACGCTGGCGCAACCGTCGCCACTCCGCCATCCTATTCCCCCTCGCGCAACGTCGTCATCGTCGCCACCGAGCCAGACCTCTTCGTCCACGCCATCAACAACGCCAGCGGCGCCCGCCAATGGCGCGTGCGCCCGGTCCACGCCAGTCGCACCTTTGGCGACCCGACCGAGTTCCGCTACGGCTGGCCCGTGATTGCGGACGGCGCCGGGTATGTGCTGGTCAAGGTCCGTTTGGATTGGGAAACCACGTGGCGTGACTGGCCCCAAACCAACAGCGAGATGCGCCAGTTTCTGATCCAGAATCCCGGTTATCAGGCGCTGTTCGTGCTCGACCTCGACGACGGGAGCAGGCCGTTCATCGCCAATGTCGGGCACGGCGGCTACGGCGACGGCGGCTATATGCCGATGGGACCGCAACCGGTCGTCAAGCGGCTCGCCAACGGGCGCGAGGTGGTCTACACCATCATTCGCGCCAGACACGCCTACGATTCGCGCTGGGATTCGCACTTCGGCGAGATGATGCTCGACAGTGAGACGGTCAGCGGGCTGCAAGGCGGCGATGTGCGCTTCATCGCCTACGACTATCCGCCGGGCAGCGCCGATCCCTACCTGCTGACCGACGAACAGCCGAATGTGTCAATGGCGGGCGACTATCTGTTCGGCGCGCACTGGGAGGCGGGTTTTGCGATGCGCATCCTGGACCGCTCGGCGGCGCGCGGCAGTTTCAGCAACAAGATTACAACCCAGCGCCTGGCGACGATTGCGACCTCGCAGGATAACGCTGACGCGTGCCCGTTCAACGCATCGCACTACTGCGCGAGCGGACTGGAAAACACGCGCTTCTATGATGCCGGGTTTTACATTTACTATCGGCAGGGGAAGGTGTACGACAAGTACTGGCGCGAATATGCCTCGTGGACGGTGAGCAACGAGAATGTCTACTTTGTCAGCACCGACGGCGCGGTGGTGGCGCTGACGAGCGGCAATCCGCAGGCGAGCGAAGTCTCATCCCTCCCGCTGGTTGAGGCGCCGCCGCCGCCGCCCGACCCGCAACCGGTGGCGACCATTCCGTACACCGAGGCGCGCGCCTGGGAAGGGCGAATGGTGACTGTGACCGGCACGCTGCGCTATATCTTCAACAATGGCAAATATGTGTTGCTGGGGTTCAGCAACCCACACCAGGGGAGTTTCAAGGCGCTCATTCGGAAGGCGGATTGGGAGCGCTTCGGCGGGCGACCGGAGGCGCGCTATCAGGTCGGGCAGGAGGTGCGGGTGCGCGGGGTCATCGCGTGGTATCAGGGAGACCCGGCGATCTTTGTGACGACGCCAGAGCAGATTGAGGTGTTGGAGCAGGTGCTGGCGCAGGAGGCGCAGTAA
- a CDS encoding DUF11 domain-containing protein: MRRGMVWLWLSGLIGGLIMFIPTTGQTPVARATVPNNQNWIFTPGTCDPAFQGAVFANWNPATGAPNCGVFTSGAPSVNQFDTGQVFPPNVLRDEASVTAPCENGRISGLCYRMWYVGTRPGEPYRRIGYAVSPDGVSWYRVQGTHTGGSVFEGSGTSGHSFDQNGVTTFHVIKDGGQYHMWYTGVSSDWRWVGFGYATSTNGITWVRQNGGAPVLTSRPGSGLFDDDRIIGPFVLIDEASAIAPCEGGRTSGRCFRMWYEGFRANNTFYVGHALSSDGISWSIVNGPAPLGSVLAGDPNGPLGFAAFDSNNVGLTAVIKDGAIYRMWYQAKSYQNPPEHPFGDWFTIGHVTSVDGVNWVRPNPNLLAFSGDMDTISVNPPGTNDDVWVVRLLKEDLTYRMWYATAGTPNSTRFGLAEMTQGSPITPTVLRNGDEFTITMTTQQTIPPDGSVLITLPPDVALDQFAAVELQGFEPGASLLRERAAVTDAYSGFAARDAILIRLPNGAVLGPKTIRFNLGAGAPNPSTFLIQTFDTHKVLERARVVPGDLRVTQSVASVVAGEPAVYTVTVSNVGPNAVTGAVLNSTFPAQLSGTTWTCVPSGGASCAPTSGSGNWINKTLNLPVGSSVTFTVTGDLVSTATGNLVSTVGVATPDGINELTPTDNTSTLSTPISVRGDLAITRMSNPAVPQAGQPITYTLTVTNAGPSTVVGATVVNIFPISVTNVIWNCGATSGSACPSSGSGSINAPVTLAPGGNAVFTATGVVSPAALTMPPHSAIVTVPGNVTDPDPDNNVFTDGGGLGRPADLTISKTVAPAVVVPGLPVTYTITVTNTGSADADGATVLDLFPPTISGVAWTCSGANGATCAQSSGSDNLTLSLPSFPVGGAATITITGVVAADATGNLVNTAQVLPPVGVDDPTFANNTSTLSTPISVRGDLAITRTSNPAVPQAGQPITYTLTVTNAGPSTVVGATVVNIFPISVTNVIWNCGATSGSACPSSGSGSINAPVTLAPGGNAVFTATGVVSPAALTMPPHSAIVTVPGNVTDPDPDNNVFTDGGGLGRPADLTISKTVAPAVVVPGLPVTYTIMVTNTGSANADGATVLDLFPPTISGVVWTCSGANGATCAQSSGSGNLTLSLPSFPVGGAATITIAGVVAADATGNLVNTAQVLPPVGVDDPTFANNSVTISSTLQPHTDLVVTQSLPVHAFVGQTIVYTVTVQNNGPSVAASARVSNTPPALVTVTGWACAASSGSSCGAASGSAPVDDMVTLAPGGTVTYTVTGVVFRRAVGALPFSSTVAAPTGAEDPVPSNNRAEGSTQALYVVNLPVIAR, encoded by the coding sequence ATGCGTCGCGGTATGGTCTGGCTCTGGCTATCCGGTCTGATCGGCGGTCTGATAATGTTCATTCCCACAACAGGGCAAACGCCGGTTGCGCGTGCAACGGTTCCAAACAATCAAAACTGGATATTCACGCCAGGAACGTGTGATCCGGCGTTCCAGGGCGCCGTGTTTGCGAACTGGAATCCGGCGACCGGAGCGCCCAACTGCGGCGTTTTCACCTCTGGGGCGCCATCAGTGAATCAGTTCGATACCGGTCAGGTCTTCCCGCCCAACGTTCTCAGAGATGAAGCGAGTGTCACCGCACCATGCGAAAACGGTCGCATAAGCGGTCTGTGTTATCGGATGTGGTACGTCGGCACGCGTCCCGGCGAGCCGTATCGCCGGATCGGGTATGCCGTCTCACCGGACGGCGTTTCCTGGTATCGCGTTCAGGGGACGCATACCGGCGGCAGCGTCTTCGAAGGGTCTGGAACGTCTGGACATTCTTTTGATCAGAACGGCGTGACAACATTTCATGTGATCAAGGACGGCGGACAGTATCACATGTGGTACACCGGCGTCAGTAGCGACTGGCGCTGGGTAGGGTTCGGTTACGCAACTTCGACCAACGGCATTACCTGGGTCCGACAGAACGGCGGAGCGCCGGTCCTGACGTCGCGTCCTGGTTCGGGTTTGTTCGACGATGATCGCATTATCGGACCGTTTGTGCTGATTGATGAAGCCAGCGCTATCGCACCGTGCGAAGGCGGGCGCACCAGCGGGCGTTGCTTCCGCATGTGGTATGAAGGGTTCCGTGCGAATAACACCTTCTATGTAGGACACGCGCTTTCTTCCGATGGGATATCCTGGTCAATCGTCAACGGACCGGCGCCTCTCGGATCAGTGCTGGCTGGAGATCCGAATGGTCCGCTCGGCTTTGCTGCGTTTGACTCAAACAATGTCGGTTTGACGGCAGTCATCAAGGATGGCGCTATCTATCGGATGTGGTACCAGGCCAAAAGCTACCAGAATCCACCAGAGCACCCCTTTGGCGATTGGTTCACCATCGGACATGTCACCTCAGTGGATGGAGTGAACTGGGTGCGCCCCAATCCTAATCTGCTTGCGTTCAGCGGTGATATGGACACGATCAGTGTCAATCCCCCTGGAACCAACGACGATGTGTGGGTCGTGCGGCTGTTGAAGGAAGACCTGACCTATCGGATGTGGTATGCCACCGCCGGAACGCCGAACAGTACGCGCTTCGGTCTGGCTGAGATGACGCAGGGATCGCCGATCACGCCAACCGTGCTGCGCAACGGTGATGAGTTTACGATCACCATGACCACGCAACAAACAATCCCGCCCGATGGCAGTGTCTTGATCACCCTGCCGCCAGACGTTGCGCTCGATCAGTTTGCTGCGGTCGAACTGCAAGGTTTTGAACCCGGCGCTTCGCTCCTCCGTGAACGCGCGGCGGTCACCGATGCGTACAGCGGGTTCGCCGCGCGGGATGCGATCCTGATCCGGTTGCCGAACGGCGCCGTCCTCGGACCGAAAACAATCCGGTTTAATCTCGGCGCTGGCGCACCCAACCCGTCCACCTTCCTGATCCAGACATTCGACACCCACAAGGTGCTCGAACGCGCGCGCGTCGTTCCCGGCGATCTCCGGGTGACCCAGAGTGTGGCTTCGGTCGTTGCTGGCGAACCGGCAGTGTACACCGTTACGGTCAGCAACGTGGGTCCGAATGCGGTCACCGGGGCGGTGCTGAACAGCACATTCCCGGCGCAACTGAGCGGCACGACCTGGACGTGTGTTCCGTCGGGCGGGGCTTCCTGCGCGCCAACCAGCGGCAGTGGCAACTGGATCAACAAGACCCTCAATCTGCCGGTTGGGAGCAGCGTCACATTTACCGTCACCGGTGATCTGGTAAGCACGGCAACCGGCAATCTGGTCAGTACCGTCGGTGTGGCGACTCCTGACGGCATCAATGAACTGACGCCGACCGATAATACGTCCACACTCTCGACGCCGATCAGTGTTCGCGGCGACCTGGCAATAACGCGAATGAGCAACCCGGCCGTTCCGCAGGCAGGTCAGCCGATCACCTACACGCTGACGGTAACGAACGCCGGACCGAGCACCGTGGTCGGTGCGACCGTGGTGAACATCTTCCCGATCAGCGTCACGAATGTCATCTGGAATTGCGGCGCGACGTCCGGCTCGGCGTGCCCCTCGTCAGGAAGCGGAAGCATCAATGCGCCGGTCACGCTTGCGCCGGGCGGGAATGCGGTTTTCACCGCCACCGGCGTGGTGTCGCCAGCGGCGCTGACGATGCCGCCGCATTCGGCTATCGTGACAGTGCCGGGGAATGTGACCGATCCTGATCCGGACAACAACGTGTTCACCGACGGTGGCGGCCTGGGGCGACCTGCCGATCTGACGATCAGCAAGACGGTGGCGCCAGCGGTTGTGGTTCCCGGACTGCCGGTGACCTATACGATTACGGTGACGAACACCGGCAGCGCAGATGCCGATGGCGCGACCGTGCTCGACCTGTTCCCGCCGACGATCAGCGGAGTGGCGTGGACATGCAGCGGCGCGAATGGCGCAACATGCGCGCAGTCAAGCGGCAGCGACAACCTGACGCTGAGCCTGCCGTCGTTCCCGGTCGGCGGAGCGGCGACGATCACCATAACAGGCGTCGTGGCGGCAGACGCAACCGGCAACCTGGTGAATACGGCGCAGGTCTTGCCGCCGGTCGGCGTGGACGACCCGACGTTCGCCAATAATACGTCCACACTCTCGACGCCGATCAGTGTCCGCGGCGACCTGGCAATAACACGAACGAGCAACCCGGCGGTTCCGCAGGCAGGTCAGCCAATCACCTATACGCTGACGGTAACGAATGCCGGACCGAGCACCGTGGTCGGTGCGACGGTGGTGAACATCTTTCCGATCAGCGTCACGAATGTCATCTGGAATTGCGGCGCGACGTCCGGGTCGGCATGCCCCTCGTCGGGAAGCGGAAGCATCAATGCGCCGGTCACGCTTGCGCCGGGCGGGAATGCGGTTTTCACCGCCACCGGCGTGGTGTCGCCAGCAGCGCTGACGATGCCGCCGCATTCGGCAATCGTGACAGTGCCGGGGAATGTGACCGATCCTGATCCGGACAACAACGTGTTCACCGACGGTGGCGGCCTGGGGCGACCTGCCGATCTGACGATCAGCAAGACGGTGGCGCCAGCGGTTGTGGTTCCTGGTCTGCCGGTGACCTATACGATTATGGTGACGAACACCGGCAGCGCAAATGCTGATGGCGCAACCGTGCTCGACCTGTTCCCGCCGACGATCAGCGGGGTGGTGTGGACATGCAGCGGCGCGAATGGCGCAACATGCGCGCAGTCAAGCGGCAGCGGCAACCTGACGCTGAGCCTGCCGTCGTTCCCGGTCGGCGGAGCGGCGACGATCACCATAGCAGGCGTCGTGGCGGCAGACGCAACCGGCAACCTGGTGAATACGGCGCAGGTCTTGCCGCCGGTCGGCGTGGACGACCCGACGTTCGCCAACAACAGCGTCACGATTTCGAGTACGCTTCAACCGCACACCGATCTGGTGGTGACACAGAGTCTCCCTGTGCACGCATTTGTAGGACAAACCATAGTGTACACGGTCACGGTACAAAACAACGGTCCGAGTGTTGCTGCCAGCGCGCGGGTGAGCAACACGCCACCGGCGCTCGTGACGGTGACCGGTTGGGCGTGTGCAGCGTCGAGCGGGTCGTCCTGCGGTGCAGCAAGCGGCAGCGCACCCGTCGATGATATGGTGACGCTGGCGCCGGGCGGAACCGTGACCTACACAGTGACCGGGGTTGTCTTCCGGCGGGCAGTAGGGGCGTTGCCCTTCTCCAGTACGGTTGCCGCACCGACAGGCGCGGAAGACCCCGTGCCATCGAACAACCGGGCGGAGGGTTCAACACAGGCGTTGTATGTGGTGAACCTGCCGGTCATTGCGCGATGA
- a CDS encoding restriction endonuclease: MSRRRSRHSPDAGSAIGALFLLGLIGFRPFWQTVTNLALPWQIAAAVLILSVAFVILWFVRLLIRHARQRSLVRKELYALTPTEFEERVLLLLKDLGWSHLRLRGGSGDRGVDLEGEFQGTRYVVQCKRYHHNKSVSPSAVRDLVGALHIQKADRALLVTTSSFTPQGYAEARDQAVELWDGAILEQKISEAARLREDPTRRQAVQRRRLATFITLVVINGLSVLSAFAIAGPPSSAPPTIRTAPTPSPESIAGSPLGRTASSLPLPTQTPSSEEPQPTALPTPTVAPTEPPVPTTTVFNGGNVRAAPNMRGTVLDQVHAGEIVELLGRSADGNWLYIRNPRGQVGWTHRTLLTLEADISERLEVVAP, translated from the coding sequence ATGTCTCGTCGTCGTTCACGTCACTCGCCCGATGCCGGGTCTGCCATCGGCGCTCTTTTCCTGCTCGGATTGATCGGATTTCGTCCTTTCTGGCAAACCGTAACGAACCTTGCCCTCCCCTGGCAGATCGCTGCTGCGGTGCTGATCCTCTCGGTTGCGTTTGTGATCCTGTGGTTTGTGCGTCTTTTGATACGTCATGCGCGCCAGCGGAGCCTGGTGCGTAAGGAACTGTACGCGCTCACGCCGACCGAATTTGAAGAACGGGTGCTGCTCTTGTTGAAAGACCTGGGCTGGAGTCATCTCAGATTGCGCGGCGGCAGTGGAGATCGCGGCGTTGATCTGGAAGGCGAGTTTCAGGGTACACGGTATGTCGTCCAGTGTAAGCGCTACCATCACAATAAGTCGGTTTCTCCCTCAGCGGTGCGCGATCTCGTCGGAGCGTTGCACATTCAGAAAGCCGACCGCGCATTGCTGGTGACGACAAGTTCGTTTACGCCGCAGGGGTATGCCGAGGCGCGCGATCAGGCAGTGGAACTGTGGGATGGCGCTATTCTGGAGCAGAAGATAAGCGAAGCTGCCAGGTTGCGTGAAGACCCGACACGTAGACAGGCGGTGCAACGGCGACGCCTTGCAACATTCATTACACTGGTGGTGATCAACGGGTTAAGCGTTCTGTCAGCATTTGCGATTGCAGGTCCGCCATCGTCTGCGCCACCAACTATTCGCACAGCGCCGACGCCCTCTCCTGAAAGTATTGCCGGATCACCTCTGGGAAGAACCGCATCTTCTCTTCCCTTGCCTACCCAGACTCCTTCTTCGGAAGAACCTCAACCGACAGCGCTGCCGACACCGACGGTGGCGCCGACAGAACCCCCCGTCCCGACCACAACCGTTTTCAATGGCGGGAATGTGCGCGCTGCGCCGAATATGCGGGGCACGGTGCTCGATCAGGTGCACGCTGGCGAGATTGTCGAACTGCTCGGTCGTTCGGCGGACGGAAACTGGCTCTATATCCGCAATCCGCGCGGTCAGGTTGGCTGGACGCACCGCACCCTGCTGACTCTCGAAGCAGACATCAGTGAGCGTCTGGAGGTGGTAGCGCCGTGA
- a CDS encoding ROK family transcriptional regulator — protein MRSLLAKATRQHTRNHNSRLVLRVIYEDEAISRADIARKTGLTRTTVSAVVNELIEQGLIEETGAGQSSGGRLPILLRVVHESHCVAALSFEDTQIVGALVDMRGGIQRRVSVPLQGYRPEDLPGYLTQLLDDLTADPAPHILGIGLSMPGIVDPVRGMVRRAVNFGLVDTPLRQLLQDQYRLPVYLDNAARLTALAEYMFGDGAASGNLVVISIGVGVGAGIVLNGALFSGDGFGAGEIGHVVVADNGIRCNCGNVGCLETVASVTAIVRAARRLATDPSSRLRSLASAAAAIDFNTFCRALEEGDDGVAGIVTEVGRYLGIAVAHIVGLLNVERIVLTGAIAALGPPLLEAVKTSLARHALAPLAAMTRVDLVPERHDAVLLGIAAMVLDHEFGLLRLDSQAHMQH, from the coding sequence ATGAGAAGTCTGCTGGCAAAAGCCACGCGGCAACACACGAGAAACCACAACAGTCGGCTGGTGCTGCGTGTCATTTATGAAGACGAAGCGATCAGTCGCGCGGATATTGCGCGGAAGACCGGGTTGACCCGCACAACCGTCTCGGCAGTCGTGAACGAACTGATCGAACAGGGGTTGATTGAGGAGACCGGCGCCGGTCAATCGTCGGGAGGGCGACTGCCCATTCTGCTGCGCGTGGTACACGAGTCGCACTGTGTGGCGGCGTTGAGTTTCGAGGATACGCAGATCGTCGGGGCGCTCGTTGATATGCGCGGCGGTATTCAGCGACGGGTCAGCGTCCCGTTGCAGGGGTATCGTCCTGAAGATCTGCCTGGCTATCTGACGCAGTTGCTCGACGATCTGACGGCAGACCCGGCGCCGCACATCCTGGGGATCGGTTTGAGCATGCCGGGGATTGTGGACCCCGTGCGCGGCATGGTGCGGCGCGCGGTCAATTTTGGTCTCGTCGATACCCCTTTGCGGCAGTTGCTTCAGGATCAGTACCGTTTGCCGGTGTATCTCGACAATGCTGCGCGTCTGACGGCGCTGGCTGAGTACATGTTCGGCGATGGCGCCGCCAGCGGTAACCTGGTGGTGATCAGTATCGGGGTTGGCGTGGGGGCTGGCATTGTACTCAACGGCGCCCTGTTTTCAGGTGACGGGTTTGGCGCTGGCGAAATCGGTCACGTCGTCGTTGCTGACAATGGCATCCGCTGCAACTGCGGCAATGTCGGCTGTCTGGAAACGGTTGCCAGCGTTACGGCAATCGTTCGCGCTGCGCGCAGGCTTGCCACCGATCCGTCGTCACGTCTGCGCTCACTGGCGTCGGCAGCTGCGGCGATCGACTTCAATACCTTTTGCCGGGCGCTCGAAGAGGGTGATGATGGTGTTGCCGGGATCGTCACAGAGGTCGGGCGCTACCTCGGAATCGCAGTGGCGCATATCGTCGGATTGCTCAATGTCGAGCGCATCGTGCTGACCGGCGCGATTGCCGCGCTTGGTCCACCACTGCTGGAAGCGGTCAAAACCTCGCTTGCACGTCACGCGCTCGCTCCGCTGGCAGCGATGACGAGGGTCGATCTGGTTCCCGAACGACATGACGCGGTGCTGCTGGGTATCGCCGCAATGGTGCTCGATCATGAGTTTGGGTTGCTGCGCTTGGATAGTCAGGCGCACATGCAGCACTGA
- a CDS encoding ABC transporter substrate-binding protein has translation MKIPERSDTQVHGSRSTLTRRQMLRLLATGAVTAAGGALLAACGGTAPTTPPGSAPAQTSTRPLTPTFYQWIVDLHPSIPQVNSTFEGLNFQIAPVQGFGIERFVAEAKNQESTWDVYVGMTPFVEMSQLIKADVIEPWDDYIPKDVLDDILPPIREECTVNGKLYSWPFLLDVIGMAWNSNLTDKAGITTVPTTWDEYLANAKQVVDSGAAPYGATYDARGWRSLAPFTHSLSTNVYTPEGLFDFTSEPAVEALILMKKIKDLANPDILNEGTTDGGVNNTPDEGAFAAQQVAYYTKYFNAPLRFAQTGGFSDKLQMAGLPRFANSQGGTVFWTTGACLFKYGKNKEKAVEYMRALTYNQQIWKDSIAGSPTAHPGQLPPYKSIYAEWEANKPDWMQPFVALVREQFERARAITNHPFGLTQFVIGKPFWEEYLTGKESDPRAALQKAKDAVAAEIAKAG, from the coding sequence ATGAAGATTCCCGAACGATCAGACACGCAGGTACACGGATCCCGTTCAACCCTCACCCGCCGCCAGATGTTGCGGCTGCTGGCAACCGGTGCGGTCACTGCCGCCGGTGGCGCGCTGCTTGCCGCCTGTGGCGGAACAGCGCCGACTACCCCGCCGGGGAGCGCGCCCGCGCAAACATCGACACGACCGCTGACGCCAACGTTCTACCAATGGATCGTCGATCTCCATCCATCTATTCCACAGGTCAACAGCACATTCGAGGGGTTGAACTTCCAGATCGCGCCGGTGCAGGGTTTTGGCATCGAACGCTTTGTCGCCGAGGCGAAGAACCAGGAAAGCACGTGGGATGTCTATGTCGGTATGACACCGTTCGTCGAAATGAGCCAGTTGATCAAGGCGGATGTGATCGAACCGTGGGACGACTATATTCCCAAAGATGTGCTTGACGACATTCTTCCGCCGATCCGCGAAGAGTGCACCGTGAATGGCAAACTCTACAGCTGGCCCTTCCTGCTCGACGTGATCGGCATGGCCTGGAACAGCAATCTGACGGACAAGGCAGGCATTACGACCGTTCCGACGACCTGGGACGAATACCTGGCGAACGCGAAGCAGGTGGTCGACTCCGGCGCGGCGCCGTATGGCGCGACGTACGACGCGCGCGGGTGGCGCTCGCTGGCGCCATTCACCCATAGCCTGAGCACAAACGTCTACACGCCCGAAGGTTTGTTCGACTTTACCAGCGAGCCAGCCGTCGAAGCGCTGATCCTGATGAAGAAGATCAAAGACCTGGCGAACCCCGATATTCTCAATGAAGGGACAACCGACGGCGGCGTGAACAACACCCCCGACGAAGGAGCATTTGCGGCGCAACAGGTTGCCTACTACACGAAGTATTTCAACGCACCGCTCCGTTTCGCCCAGACCGGCGGGTTCTCCGACAAGTTGCAAATGGCGGGTCTGCCGCGCTTTGCGAACAGTCAGGGTGGCACCGTCTTCTGGACGACCGGCGCATGTCTGTTCAAGTACGGCAAGAATAAGGAAAAGGCGGTCGAGTATATGCGTGCGCTGACGTACAATCAGCAGATCTGGAAGGACTCGATCGCCGGATCGCCGACTGCGCATCCAGGTCAGTTGCCGCCGTATAAATCGATCTATGCTGAATGGGAGGCGAACAAGCCTGACTGGATGCAGCCGTTCGTGGCGCTGGTGCGGGAACAGTTCGAGCGTGCGCGCGCTATCACGAACCATCCCTTTGGGTTGACGCAGTTCGTTATCGGGAAGCCGTTCTGGGAAGAATACCTCACCGGCAAGGAATCGGATCCGCGAGCGGCGTTGCAGAAGGCAAAGGACGCAGTGGCGGCGGAGATTGCGAAAGCCGGGTAG